Below is a genomic region from Cloeon dipterum chromosome 2, ieCloDipt1.1, whole genome shotgun sequence.
AGCTGACAATTAAGCACGGAGACCGCTTGGGAGCCTTTGGagcgaaaagcagcagcaagacGGTGCGGTGCTTCTTGAATGCGTTTCCCTTGCGAGAGCGGCGTGCTAGCTCTTCACACTTTCGCTTGTTCGCCAGCCTGAGTCAAAGAGCACCTCTCGTGTAAGCCAATTAACAGCGACGCTGAAACGAACACCTTGCTCGCAAAATTACGCCGGCGCTCCTTATTCGACGTTTTATTCCACCAAGTGAGACTTGTCTTTTGTTccgtaaaaaaaattggatacACCCTTGGCCGTGAACATCGCCGTATCTCATCGCACTTTCGCTCACGTTCACCGCACATTTACGCCGACCGTCCCGACCAAACGGGAAGCGAGAGTACATCCTGTTGCAAATCAATATGGGATAGTTTATGTTATGGCTGACGCGTCCAAACGCTGATGCACACCTTGCAGCCATGCTATTGGActtttatggaaaattaacTTTCTCTTCGTGATAAAGTTCACTTGAGCTggctagattttttttaatatcgaaatgagaataatttttgctgaagTTTTCAAGCCCATGATACGTATGTACTATTGATCCTTAtcccttttatttattacgttTTACTctccacattttattttaaagactAGGATTGTCCGCACGCACGCGTGGTGTTAAAGTAACTTTATTACTGAACTGAtgtataaatacaaataaaatatatctaatCTAATGAAATACCTTCACCTGATCCAGCTCAAAATCTATTGACAAAATGTAATGAGGAAAAAGGtcttgaaatatataaattaaaaatcaaataagtttttggttaaacaaattgcaaatttattctacTCACGAAGGCGAAAAGAAGTAATTAAAAGTGTCACCCAGACACACCTATATTTTTTGCGCACTCtgataaaatatgaatgtaAAAAGCACTTTCAAGCTGCGTCAGCCGACACCGCTTGCGGCAGATAATGGGTATTAAGACTGTGTGAgaattagaaataatatttttcatttcattttgcttggagatataaaaatgaaatgaaaaaaattaattatttgaaaaaggaaCCAAACATTGAACTAAGGCAGTCACCACTCTGAATGGTTTTCATAGCcttcatgaaatttaaatttgggcAAATTGCACagtctgatttattttcctttactATCGGCTGAGAGATGAACGAACCCAAGATAGGAAATCCGATGTAAAAGATTCTATTTTTTCCGCCAGATTGAGCATTATTCAACGATTGTGTAGTGCGTCTATTTTCGTCCTTTCCCGTGCCAGTTTGGTTTTTCGAGTTTCTGTCAGAGCAGTTGCTATTATTATTGTGTCCGCCAACCAGCAACATCATAAGGTAGTTTTTGATGTCTCCCCGATCCTGCAGTAGGTATATAATCGTTCCCTTGTTCACCATTGCCATTACCATCTTCCTCGTACTTTCCATTTCGAGACTGCTGAGCACCTTGTTCTTTGCTGCTGTCGTCCCTTCTTCCACCACCCCGTCCTCCACCGCCCTTGTGAGGAGATCTCCTGCTCCGCTGCAGCTTCTCAGAACATGGCTGCAGAGGCACCCGCACCGGGCAACCGTCCTTCAGGGAAATGCTCTTCCTGAACTTCCGTCCAGACGAGAATTGAGCGTGTCTCCTCATGCGAAAGCGTCTCATCCCTAATCCATCCCACCAACTGTGCTTACCACTGGTGACGTTCATGGTGGCGTTTGTTGGACAGATTTCCCGAGGGTTTGGGGTTGTCAACTGGCAATTATTGCAGCCATCTCGAAGGCCTCCGCCAGCAAAGCCAAAGGACGAGAAAAAAGGCATTACCACAGTGGTCCAGTCCGCGTCCTCCGCGATCCGCAACACTTCCACACCTTTGTGTTTACACGTCCCGCTTTTCCAATCATAAGCGCTCAAAGCGATCTAAACAAGGACGATTTATGAAAAGGGtgaaaacttttattattttattcatttagcAGAGAGTAATATTCCTCAATGTATGATGCTACTAAAGGCGGATTTGAAACTAGGATTAGTGGCTACTAAGAATTCTCACGTTAAATAGCGAGCTGTTTCCACCCCTATAAGTATTAACTCATCgcctttaataaaaaatccacgCAGTAGAATTATAtctgcaggaaattttgaactgGTGAAATTGAAGGCGATAAACTGAACTCATATTGAATAGAAAAGAGAGTGGGTGACGAAATCTTGTGAAATCACgccacaaaaatttcaaaagccgCTTAAAATTCCATCCTCTATTTAAAACCATTCAATATTGtattaagtttatttaaatttagtgtcctaataataaaatattatatattttgctatttactaaattttttctgttttctatTCCGAAATAGTTTGAGTTGTCAGTTTTTCGTCCACCAAAATGTATGCCCTCGTAATTTTTGCAGATACACTTCTTACAAAGAGTGGTATAAAGctataaaattgcaaaataaattctggaCTACTCACCAACTGAGCCAAAAAGATGGATAGGAAAATGTAGCAGCGGCCCCCCATAACAGCGACCAACCTACTCCCATGAAAATTTCGCTTGGTTTTCGGCGGGTGATGTCGGCCACTGCACAGGCAGCTGCTGTGATGCTTCCGCTGTCAGCGTCGCAATTGAAATGGGATTTCCAAaatgcatatatatatttacgaagtttaaaacaaaacggCAGCCTCTTTGAGTGCGCTCTTTCATTAGTATAAGATAATATTTAGCAGTTAGGGTGGCTGAGTTGTGACAATACTGTATTTTCTTATCACTTTTAATGCAACTTTCCTGATTAAAAATCCAACGCTTGAAAATCGGCATTGTATCATGTTTATGTGCACACCTTGGAACTACTTTCTAAGGCGTGGAAACGAGGTTATCATATTAGAGGGAAATTTCTTCCTCTGAAGCGAGCAGCAGCATTAACCAGCACCAAACgcaaaatgcatattttgGCATAGAAAAAAggcaatcaataaaaaaggtcttaaaatatacaaattaaaaatcaaataggTATTTGGTTAAAcgaattgataatttattctacTCACGAAGGCGAAAAGTAGTAATTAAAAAGGTCCCCAGTCACAcctatatttttggtattgGGACTGAGTGAGAATTagaagtattttttcttttcattttgcttggtgctaaaaaatgaaatgaaaaaataattatttgaagaaGGAACCAAACATTGAACTAAGGCAGTCACCACTCTGAATGGTTTGCATAACCTTCATGAACTTTAAATTTGGGCAAATTGCACagtctgatttattttcctttactATCGGCTGAGAGATGAACGAACCCAAGATAGGAAATCCGATGTAAAAGATGTTATTTTCTCCGCCAGATTGAGTATTATTCAACGATTGTGCAGTGCGTCTATTTTCGTCATTTCCCGTGCCAGTTTGGTTTTTCGAGTTTCTGTCAGAGCagttgcaattattattgtttccgCCAACCAGCAACATCAAGAGGTAGTTTTTGACGTCTCCCCTGTCGTGATCATCTTGGTGGTCGACTACTTCAGAGGTCGAGTTTTTACCCAACGTCGATTTTTCTGAATtgctttcaatttcatttccgTGAGTGGCATTTTTACTGTAAGTAATTTCTTTGCCACTCGCCAAGTCCACGCTGCGGCTTGTTGTGGGTAATTCACTTATCGACGATTGCCCAGTTCTGCCATTTTTCTCGTCGACACGGCCGCTGTTAACAATGTCCAGCAGATTAAAGGAGGTGGAGGCAGCACCTTGATTTTTGCCCATTTGGTCCGTGCTGAGGGTAGTGAGGGTGCTCTCCCTGACAGACGGTTTGAGTGGCAAAGTTGTTTCCACGCTGGAAGAAGTGCTTAGCGTGCTTGATTCACTTCTCGCCCAAGTGTCTCTTCTGCCTTcgccaaaattatttctctcgcTCGTTGGTGAAGTTTTTCCGTCTGGCGACATTAAGGCTTCTGGTCCACTTGTAATTTCCGCATATGTGTATTTGTCTGTAACTTGCGGCTTTTTAGTGCTTCTTAATGACGTCGTTTGCTCGGTTGTTACGCCAACTCTTGTTATTGGCGACAAATTACTACTTGAATcatcattttcatcattttcccTTGTCAAATCCTGTAACCCAAATCCAGGGCTCCTGCTGGGAGAAGAAATTTGCGCCGCGGTAGCGGTAGTGGTTTGACTATCAACTTTAGTAGTCGTGGCAGTTGTTTTTGTAGTAGCAGTGGTGGTTGGTGCGTTTGTTGAATCTGTGATATCATTCTTCCATCTATCGTTTTTTGTTGATGATGCTGGTGccgttgatgatgatgaaggcGTTACCTCACCTGTTGGAGCAACAGTGGAGCTAACCATTTTTAAAGGCGTTATTGTGTTTGCCAAAGGAATCTCGCGTGCTATTGGAGTGGTTGATTCGGTTATCGAAGGTTTATTTGTGCTAATTATTGTGCTTGCACTTGCTGCATCTTCTTGTTTTTCCGGATTTTCAGTTGTGTACCTCCTTCTTGTGTACTGCGCTGTTGAGGTTTCAGGAATGgcggttgttgttgttgttgttgtcgtcgtgGTAAATGTCACTGTCGTCGTACTTGTCACATCAGGAGATTTAGTTTGCGAAGCAGAAGTGGATTTTACAGAAGTTGAGGCTATTGTGGTTTGTTCTGTCCTAGTATTCTGTGTCAATGTTTTGATTGACGTTTCCAAGGGATAATTTATTGTCGACTGGTCGTTAACCTGTGTGTCTGCAGCCCACGTGCTTGATGCTCCCCATCTGTTGTTGGATGTTGTCTCAGCAGGAGCTCTGGTTGTGCTTGATTGACGAACTTGATCTTCCTTTTTCGGTTCACTCGTCACCACGGCACTGCTCATACTGTACCATGAGCTAAAAGTCTGATCTGTTTGCTGGGAAAATGTGTATGATTTTGATGCCCCACCGTTGGAAGACCAAGTACTGCGCTGATTGTTTGAGTAGCTGTCGACACTTTGAAATGGAAGTGTGTCTGCTGGCAACAAAGTGGAGCTGAATACCTCTGATGCAGCTGGCCAATTAAAACGAGCTGATTCACTGAATGCGTACCTCGTAGACTCGCTTTGTTCTATCGAAACTGAAGGAGTGGACTTGACCATGCTCGTGCCTGGAAACTCCAAATCCTCAGTCAGCATGATGCTTGGTTCGTAAGGACGACGGCTTCTTGTTGGAGAAATCGTGAATCCAGTTTGAATCCCCGAAATTGGCGATGTGTCTATAGGATCCTGCAGTAGGTAATCGTCCCCTTGTTCACCATTGCCATTATCATCTTCCTTGTCTTCCCGAGTCCCGTAACTGTAGACGGTGGATGTTACCATAACTGTGGAGTACGATGTGGATCCTCTATTATCACACAAGACTTTTGTCTGCTTGGTTGTCGGATCAGTGCACCTGAGCCGACCAGAATCCTCCTTTTCCTTAATGGTCACCCTGTAGTAGTACTTTCCATTTCGAGACCGCTGAGCACCTTGTTCCTCGCTGCTGTCGTCCCTTCTTCCACCACCCCGGCCACCACCACCCCGGCCTCCACCGCCCTTGTGAGGAGATCTCCTGCCCCGCTGCAGCTTCTCAGGACATGACTGCAGCTTGTCAGGACATGGCTGCAGAGGCACCCGCACCGGGCAACCATCCTTCAGGGAAATACTCTTCCTGAACTTCCGCCCAGATGAGAAGTGTGCATGTCTCCTTGTGCGAAAGCGTCTCATCCCTAATCCATCCCACCAACTGTGCTTACCACTGGTGACGTTCATGGTGGCGTTTGTTGGACAGATTTCCCGAGGGTTTGGGGTTGTCAACTGGCAATTGCAGCCAACTCGACGGTTTCCGCCAGCAAAGCCAAAGGACGAGAAAAAAGGCATTACCACAGAGGTCCAGTCCACGTCCTCCGCGGTCCGCAACACTGGCACACCTTTGTGTTTGCACGCTCCGCTTTTCCCATCATAAGCGCTCAAAGCGATCTAAAAAAGGACGGTTTATGAAAAGGGTGAAACcgattgttattttattaatttagcaaaGAGTAATATTTCTAAATGTGGCGCTACTTAATGCGGATTTGAAACAAGGATGAGTGGCTTCTAAGAATTCTCACGTTAAATAGCAAGCTGTTTCCACCCCTTAGGCCACATCAgcctttgataaaaaaatccacgCTGTAGAATTAgcagcaggaaattttgaactgGTGAAATTGAAGGCGACGAACTGCACTCATTGAATAGAAAAGAGAGTGAGTGACGGGATCTTGTGAAATCACGCCATCTTTTctcttgcaaaaatttcaaaagccgctaaaaattccatcctctatttaaaactaatcaaCATTGTGTtaagtttattgaaattaggtgttattaaaataaacattttttggtctttactaaatattttctgtattCTACTCTGAAATAGTTAGAGTTGTCAGTTTTTCATCCACCAAAATGTATGCCATCGTAATTTTTGCAGATACACTCCTTGCAAAGAGTGGTATGAAG
It encodes:
- the LOC135935694 gene encoding uncharacterized protein LOC135935694 encodes the protein MGRCYIFLSIFLAQLIALSAYDGKSGACKHKGVPVLRTAEDVDWTSVVMPFFSSFGFAGGNRRVGCNCQLTTPNPREICPTNATMNVTSGKHSWWDGLGMRRFRTRRHAHFSSGRKFRKSISLKDGCPVRVPLQPCPDKLQSCPEKLQRGRRSPHKGGGGRGGGGRGGGRRDDSSEEQGAQRSRNGKYYYRVTIKEKEDSGRLRCTDPTTKQTKVLCDNRGSTSYSTVMVTSTVYSYGTREDKEDDNGNGEQGDDYLLQDPIDTSPISGIQTGFTISPTRSRRPYEPSIMLTEDLEFPGTSMVKSTPSVSIEQSESTRYAFSESARFNWPAASEVFSSTLLPADTLPFQSVDSYSNNQRSTWSSNGGASKSYTFSQQTDQTFSSWYSMSSAVVTSEPKKEDQVRQSSTTRAPAETTSNNRWGASSTWAADTQVNDQSTINYPLETSIKTLTQNTRTEQTTIASTSVKSTSASQTKSPDVTSTTTVTFTTTTTTTTTTAIPETSTAQYTRRRYTTENPEKQEDAASASTIISTNKPSITESTTPIAREIPLANTITPLKMVSSTVAPTGEVTPSSSSTAPASSTKNDRWKNDITDSTNAPTTTATTKTTATTTKVDSQTTTATAAQISSPSRSPGFGLQDLTRENDENDDSSSNLSPITRVGVTTEQTTSLRSTKKPQVTDKYTYAEITSGPEALMSPDGKTSPTSERNNFGEGRRDTWARSESSTLSTSSSVETTLPLKPSVRESTLTTLSTDQMGKNQGAASTSFNLLDIVNSGRVDEKNGRTGQSSISELPTTSRSVDLASGKEITYSKNATHGNEIESNSEKSTLGKNSTSEVVDHQDDHDRGDVKNYLLMLLVGGNNNNCNCSDRNSKNQTGTGNDENRRTAQSLNNTQSGGENNIFYIGFPILGSFISQPIVKENKSDCAICPNLKFMKVMQTIQSGDCLSSMFGSFFK